A stretch of the Lineus longissimus chromosome 12, tnLinLong1.2, whole genome shotgun sequence genome encodes the following:
- the LOC135496570 gene encoding uncharacterized protein LOC135496570, whose protein sequence is MQAKDPNKAGVSWTKASDPTINRYEYCLGTSNETLDDVFPCTWVGYNSSGVVEIKSGALYLDGVAIANLSSYVVPNSDTNLTAVAASGESGFAMEPGRTLFTTMRICNEAEVCIYKFVSTVTVTDDGAQLETSTSGEAITASLSSSKKRKKRSSSRSVSITTPSGMAPGQSIILGALSDADLAGNFSSGGSVDFSPFVVNPNDTTDMTARLLQDR, encoded by the exons ATGCAGGCCAAGGACCCGAACAAGGCCGGTGTTTCATGGACGAAAGCGTCTGATCCTACCATCAACAGATACG AATACTGCCTTGGTACCTCCAATGAGACTCTAGACGATGTCTTCCCATGTACCTGGGTCGGCTACAATTCCTCTGGTGTGGTGGAGATAAAAAGTGGCGCCCTCTATCTTGATGGAGTGGCGATCGCGAACCTGTCATCATACGTCGTTCCAAACTCTGATACAAATCTGACAGCAGTCGCTGCGTCTGGCGAGTCTGGCTTTGCGATGGAGCCGGGACGAACCTTATTCACTACGATGCGCATTTGTAACGAGGCTGAGGTCTGCATCTATAAGTTTGTCAGTACGGTGACCGTGACTGATGATGGCGCCCAGTTGGAGACGTCGACTTCTGGTGAGGCCATCACGGCATCTCTATCATCTTccaagaagaggaagaaacGGTCATCATCGAGGTCTGTTTCGATAACAACACCCTCAG GAATGGCGCCCGGACAGTCGATCATCCTCGGCGCCCTCAGTGATGCAGATCTTGCTGGGAACTTCTCGTCCGGTGGCTCAGTTGACTTCTCACCGTTTGTTGTCAACCCCAATGATACCACGGATATGACAGCACGGTTGCTTCAGGATCGGTAA
- the LOC135496571 gene encoding uncharacterized protein LOC135496571 codes for MFLAHYGYDLFPTLASYKEITIVVEQNTPENVAYSPWIGLVGAYDIDANDTLTVNILPPSHGSVLLTATTTSTPSLPQACNGNEIAEALPCDVSLAHGEASYSWKLTTLVYTPDSQYYGMDEFRVIIEDSGGKYSDILKVTVAVAENPCVSNSTCVGQTDDIDCTATKRATVGFLNEYSCACLPGWTGDTCDTDFDECSSAPCIYPYACFDKFNGYECGCPPDWLICDSGLTPLTVGLIAIIFILICVVIGFVVWYKRSKLKVVLGDLMPVGGTKAYYNIDTKQRRTLNMANKGDGYSREVPIWTTTSAKKSKALEAGILDDDVTPPCTPSTGRARRPESVDFAVRTPEPPPTVRMTTTQIDTETEEAPSPVYFNKATPAAKNVDKAESKKLLKLWKEMKARKLPSTPEPSSPTPTPTPKKTRIQSISIARLKKKPSRPESSNSTVSKKTGRESALSVSSTVSSDTMPGSMGGDI; via the exons ATGTTTCTGGCTCATTATGGCTATGATTTGTTCCCAACGTTGGCAAGTTACAAGGAGATCACG ATCGTAGTCGAACAAAATACTCCAGAGAACGTTGCCTACAGTCCCTGGATTGGACTGGTTGGTGCGTATGATATTGACGCCAATGACACGCTCACCGTCAATATTCTCCCTCCTTCACATGGCTCCGTCCTGCTGACTGCCACGACGACTAGCACACCAAGTCTACCGCAGGCCTGTAACGGTAATGAAATC GCCGAGGCACTTCCATGTGACGTCTCCCTCGCCCACGGTGAAGCCTCCTACTCCTGGAAGCTGACCACCCTGGTCTACACCCCGGACAGTCAGTACTACGGTATGGACGAGTTCAGGGTCATCATTGAGGATTCTGGTGGAAAGTATTCGGATATTTTGAAGGTGACAGTTGCAGTGGCGGAGAATCCATGTGTATCTAACAGTACATGTGTTG GTCAAACGGACGACATTGACTGCACGGCCACCAAACGTGCCACCGTCGGCTTCCTCAACGAATACAGTTGTGCCTGCCTCCCAGGTTGGACCGGCGATACCTGCGACACAGACTTTGATGAGTGCAGCAGCGCCCCCTGCATCTACCCCTATGCCTGCTTTGATAAGTTCAACGGTTACGAGTGCGGCTGCCCTcctgattggttgatctgcgACTCAGGATTGACGCCACTGACGGTCGGGTTGATCGCTATTATCTTCATCTTGATCTGTGTGGTGATTGGCTTTGTCGTGTGGTACAAGAGAAGCAAACTCAA GGTTGTGCTTGGTGACCTCATGCCTGTTGGTGGCACCAAGGCCTATTACAACATCGACACAAAGCAGAGGAGGACACTGAACATGGCCAACAAGGGAGACGGTTACTCCAGG GAAGTTCCAATCTGGACCACCACGTCTGCCAAGAAATCCAAGGCACTAGAAGCTGGAATCCTCGATGATGATGTGACACCGCCGTGTACCCCATCGACTGGTCGGGCACGACGCCCGGAGAGCGTGGACTTCGCCGTCAGGACGCCAGAACCCCCACCAACGGTTCGAATGACGACAACACAGATTGATACAGAGACAG AAGAGGCTCCGTCCCCTGTCTACTTCAATAAGGCCACGCCCGCGGCCAAGAATGTGGACAAGGCTGAAAGCAAGAAGCTCCTTAAGCTCTGGAAG GAAATGAAAGCCAGAAAGTTACCATCCACGCCTGAACCATCGTCTCCAACTCCAACCCCCACACCGAAGAAGACTCGCATCCAGAGTATCTCCATCGCCAGGTTGAAGAAGAAGCCGTCCAGGCCAGAGTCATCGAACTCCACGGTGTCCAAGAAAACAGGAAGAGAATCGGCTCTGTCAGTGTCAAGCACTGTTAGCTCCGACACGATGCCTGGATCGATGGGAGGAGATATCTAG